From Pigmentibacter ruber, a single genomic window includes:
- the thrS gene encoding threonine--tRNA ligase, translating into MSSLSIFLPDGSSRSFPASSTVFDVAKSISSGLAKSAIVGKINGKLVDLDHPIHDGDKVEIITDRNPEGLEVIRHSTVHVMAMAIQEVFPGTQITIGPVVENQFYYDIYPKEGVKIGTNEFPLIEKRMQEIVEKNIPFTRRIVSREDAVKHFDGLGEKFKVEIVKDLPADSEIKIYAIANWDDLCRGPHVQSTGKLGHFKLMSVAGAYWRANKDNEQLVRIYGTAWPTKKDLDGYLNMLEEAKKRDHVLLGKQLNLFTLMSDIAPGAAFFFPNGAKIFTLLQNYIRVKWAQFGFQEIQSPQVMNVNLWKVSGHYEKYRDDMYIFKDDHDDEFGIKPMSCPGHVRMFMVGQKSYRDLPLRYGEFGVVHRNELSGTLHGLTRVRRITQDDGHIFCMLSQVQSEIMSALQFVKEVYADLGFNEVIYMLSTRPENRIGSDEIWDTAENALEEALKKSNVNYQVNPGDGAFYGPKIDFKVKDAIGRMHQCATIQLDFQMPARFGISYQAANNTQETPVMVHRAVLGSVERFMGIFIEHCAGHFPVGLAPVQCRVVTVTEAQDSYAHKVTNFLKANGIRVETDFSNDKLGAKIRDAQLLKIPYMLVIGDKEVQTNTLTARYRDGKNLAPMSPEDFLTFIKNESGIFWGLDTNQR; encoded by the coding sequence GTGAGTTCTTTAAGTATATTTTTACCGGATGGGTCCTCTCGTTCTTTTCCAGCATCTTCAACAGTATTTGATGTCGCGAAAAGCATAAGCTCGGGGCTCGCCAAAAGTGCTATTGTAGGGAAAATTAATGGAAAATTGGTAGACTTAGATCATCCAATCCATGATGGAGACAAGGTTGAGATTATAACGGATAGAAATCCTGAGGGACTTGAAGTTATTAGACACTCCACGGTTCATGTGATGGCAATGGCTATTCAAGAAGTTTTTCCAGGAACACAAATTACGATTGGACCAGTTGTAGAAAATCAATTTTACTACGATATTTACCCTAAAGAAGGTGTAAAAATTGGGACTAATGAGTTTCCTTTAATTGAAAAAAGAATGCAGGAAATTGTTGAAAAAAATATTCCTTTTACCAGAAGAATTGTTTCCCGAGAAGATGCTGTTAAACATTTTGATGGGTTAGGTGAAAAATTTAAAGTAGAGATTGTAAAAGATCTTCCAGCTGATAGTGAAATAAAAATATACGCCATAGCAAATTGGGATGATCTCTGTCGCGGCCCCCACGTTCAATCTACAGGAAAATTGGGTCACTTTAAGCTAATGAGTGTGGCTGGCGCTTATTGGCGTGCAAATAAAGATAATGAACAATTAGTACGTATTTATGGCACGGCTTGGCCAACTAAAAAAGATTTAGACGGCTATTTAAATATGCTCGAAGAAGCTAAAAAAAGAGATCATGTTTTACTTGGGAAACAGTTAAACTTGTTCACTTTAATGAGTGATATAGCTCCAGGTGCAGCCTTTTTCTTCCCAAATGGTGCTAAAATATTTACGCTATTACAAAATTATATTCGAGTTAAATGGGCCCAATTTGGTTTTCAAGAGATACAAAGTCCTCAGGTTATGAATGTAAACTTATGGAAAGTAAGTGGGCACTATGAAAAATATCGTGATGACATGTATATTTTTAAAGATGATCATGATGATGAATTTGGTATAAAACCAATGAGTTGTCCTGGGCATGTGCGAATGTTCATGGTAGGCCAAAAATCTTACCGTGATCTTCCGTTACGTTATGGTGAATTTGGAGTTGTTCATAGAAATGAATTAAGTGGAACTTTGCATGGTTTAACAAGAGTAAGGCGCATCACTCAAGATGACGGGCATATTTTTTGCATGTTAAGTCAAGTGCAGTCTGAAATCATGTCTGCTCTTCAATTTGTAAAAGAAGTCTATGCTGATCTTGGATTTAATGAAGTAATTTATATGCTTTCAACACGTCCAGAAAATCGGATAGGTTCAGATGAAATTTGGGATACGGCTGAAAATGCGCTTGAAGAAGCCTTGAAAAAATCCAACGTAAATTACCAAGTCAATCCTGGTGATGGTGCTTTTTATGGACCCAAAATTGATTTTAAAGTGAAAGATGCTATTGGGCGTATGCATCAATGTGCAACTATTCAATTAGATTTTCAAATGCCAGCGCGCTTTGGTATTAGCTATCAAGCTGCAAATAACACGCAGGAAACACCTGTGATGGTTCATAGAGCTGTATTAGGTTCTGTTGAAAGATTTATGGGAATATTTATTGAACACTGTGCAGGACATTTTCCTGTTGGATTAGCTCCCGTACAATGTCGAGTTGTTACTGTGACAGAAGCTCAAGATAGCTATGCACATAAAGTAACAAACTTCTTGAAAGCAAACGGAATAAGAGTGGAAACAGATTTTAGCAATGATAAATTAGGTGCAAAAATACGTGATGCTCAGTTGCTAAAAATTCCTTATATGTTAGTCATTGGGGACAAAGAGGTTCAAACGAATACTCTAACTGCTCGTTATCGTGATGGTAAAAACCTAGCACCAATGTCTCCCGAAGATTTTCTGACTTTTATTAAAAATGAAAGTGGGATTTTTTGGGGTCTAGATACAAATCAAAGATAG
- a CDS encoding C1 family peptidase, with product MKWQQKVFLYASLFSLISFQSFAAENSMFQLEGTKETTIIVKSKTSSTARIEKKIRLMKMTASNAMKLRNKKVMDNYFDLYEEKDYSQGISSFSENSNAKDLGMSLVPVLDQGNYGTCVTFSSTAALDAKLANLYPDIQNYSPDFIDQQCILSLNKYLGNNFWNGADNPGQILEPLKTYGIVEKNNCNGVFYSTPSFAISSANYSKISKKEYTNHINYNYLQKADLNSLKEAIDKGNRVLIGFALANYPGNKISVNGFDLNINFTSTSGGLWACKQPESEINYCPSDAKDGHEVIVIGYDDTQQLLKIRNSWSEGAGDNGDFYMTYTFFEAMAKDQTELY from the coding sequence ATGAAATGGCAACAAAAGGTATTTCTTTATGCGTCTCTATTTAGTTTGATAAGTTTTCAAAGTTTTGCTGCAGAAAATTCTATGTTTCAATTAGAGGGCACTAAAGAAACAACAATTATTGTTAAGAGCAAAACTTCATCTACAGCTAGAATTGAAAAAAAAATTAGACTTATGAAAATGACAGCTTCAAATGCTATGAAACTTAGAAATAAAAAAGTAATGGATAATTATTTTGATTTATATGAAGAAAAAGATTATTCTCAGGGAATTTCATCTTTCAGTGAAAACAGTAATGCAAAAGATCTTGGAATGAGTCTTGTCCCTGTTCTTGATCAAGGCAACTATGGAACTTGTGTTACTTTTTCCTCAACTGCAGCTTTAGATGCTAAATTAGCTAATTTATACCCTGATATACAAAATTATAGTCCAGACTTTATTGATCAACAATGTATATTATCTCTTAATAAATATTTGGGAAATAACTTTTGGAATGGAGCTGATAATCCAGGTCAGATTTTAGAACCTTTAAAAACTTATGGAATAGTTGAGAAAAATAATTGTAATGGGGTATTTTATTCTACACCTAGTTTCGCTATTTCTTCTGCGAACTATTCTAAAATAAGTAAAAAAGAATATACAAACCATATAAACTATAATTATCTCCAAAAAGCAGATTTAAACTCTTTAAAAGAAGCAATAGATAAAGGAAATAGGGTATTAATTGGATTTGCATTAGCAAATTATCCCGGTAATAAAATTTCTGTTAATGGTTTTGATTTAAATATAAATTTTACATCAACTTCAGGTGGTTTATGGGCATGTAAACAACCTGAAAGTGAAATTAACTATTGTCCTTCCGATGCAAAAGATGGTCATGAAGTTATAGTAATAGGCTATGATGATACTCAGCAATTACTCAAAATAAGAAATTCTTGGAGTGAAGGAGCTGGAGATAACGGAGATTTTTATATGACTTATACTTTTTTTGAAGCAATGGCAAAGGATCAAACTGAACTTTATTAG
- the tsf gene encoding translation elongation factor Ts, translating into MAVVTAQMVKELREMTLAGMSDCKKALDAAEGDMEKAVVILREKGLASAAKKASRAASEGIVSTVVENNIGFVFEVNCETDFVTKNDGFQLFVTNLHKIISATKPAHLDELLAANYDSTGNVKAAATALVAQIGENITVRRFERIGSGKNFVTSYVHGGGKIGVLVELAGTGIENHLNDSSLNELGKDVALQAAAMKPQYLNEQEIPAETIKTEEEIIRNKFLQQGKPEAALAKIVPSSIKTWFKEICLVDQLFVKDDSKSVAAHVAETGKKLGISDLKVVSFIRLELGQGVEKKAEDFAAEVAATVAAASKM; encoded by the coding sequence ATGGCTGTAGTAACTGCTCAAATGGTTAAAGAACTACGTGAAATGACTTTGGCTGGAATGTCTGATTGCAAAAAAGCACTCGATGCAGCTGAAGGCGATATGGAAAAAGCTGTCGTTATTTTACGTGAAAAGGGTCTTGCAAGTGCAGCGAAAAAAGCTTCACGTGCGGCTAGCGAAGGTATTGTTTCAACTGTAGTTGAAAATAATATTGGATTTGTTTTTGAAGTAAACTGTGAAACTGACTTTGTAACAAAAAATGATGGCTTTCAATTATTTGTTACCAATTTACATAAAATTATCAGTGCAACAAAACCTGCACATTTAGACGAGTTATTAGCAGCTAATTATGATTCCACAGGAAATGTAAAAGCTGCTGCTACTGCATTAGTTGCACAAATTGGTGAAAATATCACTGTTCGTCGTTTTGAACGCATTGGTTCTGGAAAGAACTTTGTCACTTCCTACGTTCATGGTGGTGGAAAAATTGGTGTTCTTGTAGAACTTGCTGGAACTGGCATCGAAAATCATTTAAATGATTCTTCTTTAAATGAGCTCGGTAAAGATGTTGCACTCCAAGCTGCTGCGATGAAACCACAATATTTGAATGAGCAAGAAATTCCTGCTGAAACTATTAAAACAGAAGAAGAAATTATTCGGAACAAGTTTTTACAACAAGGAAAACCAGAAGCTGCATTAGCTAAGATAGTTCCAAGTAGTATTAAAACTTGGTTCAAAGAAATCTGTTTAGTTGATCAACTTTTTGTTAAAGATGATAGTAAATCAGTTGCTGCACATGTTGCAGAAACTGGAAAAAAACTCGGCATTTCTGATCTTAAAGTAGTTTCCTTTATTCGTCTTGAATTAGGACAAGGTGTTGAGAAAAAAGCTGAAGATTTCGCTGCAGAAGTTGCTGCAACTGTAGCTGCTGCAAGCAAAATGTAA
- a CDS encoding adenosine deaminase, which yields MDMLEELRKLPKAELHLHIEGTLEPELLFSLAKRNNILLPYKNIDEVKDKYLFQDLQSFLDIYYNGTNVLITKQDFYDLTYAYLIKANQDGIRHVEIFFDPQSHVSRGVEFKDVIEGIYDALEEGKKEFGISYFIIMCFLRHLSQENALEVLQMALPYKDKIKAVGLDSSELGHPPSKFTELFNKCRENNFLTVAHAGEEGPASYIWEALNLLQIERIDHGVRCTEDPELLKTIIQKNIPLTVCPLSNVKLKVYQDMKEHNIKKLFDLGVKVTINSDDPAYFGGYLLENYIQCQNELGFTYNDLCDISKNSIEASFLSNSEKIKLINEINNLKQKINI from the coding sequence ATCGACATGCTAGAAGAATTAAGAAAACTTCCTAAAGCGGAATTGCATTTGCACATTGAAGGAACTCTAGAACCAGAGCTTTTATTTTCTTTGGCTAAAAGGAATAATATTTTATTACCATATAAAAATATTGATGAAGTTAAAGACAAATATCTTTTTCAAGATCTACAATCTTTTTTAGATATTTATTATAATGGAACCAATGTACTCATAACAAAACAAGACTTTTATGATTTAACATATGCTTATTTAATTAAAGCAAACCAAGATGGAATAAGACATGTAGAAATCTTTTTTGATCCACAAAGTCATGTTTCACGTGGCGTAGAATTTAAAGATGTAATAGAAGGTATTTATGATGCCTTAGAAGAAGGAAAAAAAGAATTTGGAATTAGTTACTTTATAATTATGTGTTTTTTAAGACATTTATCCCAAGAAAATGCTTTAGAAGTCTTACAAATGGCATTACCTTATAAAGATAAAATTAAAGCAGTAGGGCTAGACTCTTCTGAATTAGGACATCCTCCTAGCAAATTTACTGAATTATTTAATAAGTGTAGGGAAAATAACTTTCTCACTGTAGCTCATGCGGGTGAAGAAGGACCTGCTAGCTATATCTGGGAGGCTTTAAATTTATTACAAATTGAAAGAATTGATCATGGTGTACGTTGTACAGAAGATCCTGAATTATTAAAAACAATTATCCAAAAAAATATTCCATTAACAGTTTGTCCGCTATCAAATGTAAAGCTAAAAGTTTATCAAGATATGAAAGAGCATAATATTAAAAAGTTATTTGATTTAGGAGTTAAAGTAACTATTAATTCTGATGATCCAGCTTATTTTGGAGGCTATCTTCTTGAAAACTATATTCAGTGTCAGAATGAATTAGGGTTTACCTACAATGATTTGTGTGATATTTCTAAAAATTCTATTGAAGCATCTTTTCTTTCAAATTCTGAAAAAATAAAATTAATTAATGAAATTAATAATCTAAAACAAAAGATAAATATATGA
- the rpsB gene encoding 30S ribosomal protein S2, with translation MSIEVQMRDLLDAGVHFGHQVRRWNPKMRPFIYGERNGIHIIDLQKTQKLFKDALSFVEQTVAEGGHILFVATKKQAQEIIVEEAERANMFHIHHRWLGGMMTNWQTVRSSITKLKRIEKMASDGTYDNITKREVALKERLRIKLERSLGGIKNMPGLPSAIFVIDAKKEFTAIAEANRLGIPVIAVTDTNSDPNGVDYIIPGNDDSLKAIKLYASLISDAAIAGKQRRKSESGKDDSSFSSDSGRSQVKVKRLKSRDEDEAN, from the coding sequence ATGTCTATTGAAGTTCAAATGCGTGACTTACTCGATGCTGGCGTTCACTTTGGTCACCAAGTACGCCGTTGGAATCCTAAAATGCGTCCATTTATCTATGGTGAGCGCAATGGAATCCACATTATTGACCTCCAAAAAACTCAAAAATTATTTAAAGATGCTTTAAGTTTTGTTGAACAAACTGTTGCTGAAGGCGGACACATTCTTTTTGTTGCTACAAAAAAACAAGCACAAGAAATTATTGTTGAAGAAGCTGAAAGAGCTAACATGTTTCATATTCACCACCGTTGGTTAGGTGGTATGATGACTAACTGGCAAACAGTTCGTTCTAGTATTACTAAATTGAAACGCATTGAAAAAATGGCGAGTGACGGAACTTATGACAATATTACAAAACGTGAAGTTGCTCTTAAAGAACGTCTTCGTATCAAATTAGAACGCTCATTAGGTGGAATCAAAAATATGCCTGGCTTGCCTTCTGCTATTTTTGTTATCGATGCAAAGAAAGAATTCACAGCTATTGCAGAAGCAAATCGTCTAGGAATTCCTGTAATTGCAGTTACTGATACAAACAGTGATCCAAACGGTGTTGACTATATCATCCCAGGAAATGACGACAGCCTTAAAGCAATTAAGCTTTATGCTAGCCTTATTTCTGATGCTGCGATTGCTGGAAAGCAACGTCGTAAATCAGAATCTGGTAAAGATGATTCTTCTTTCTCTTCCGATAGCGGGCGTTCACAAGTAAAAGTAAAACGCTTGAAATCTCGTGACGAAGACGAAGCAAACTAA
- a CDS encoding HAD-IA family hydrolase: MKIAVFDFDGVIVDSYNAILEVINEISRIKKIPSLSKEDILNKSTKELIKDLKIRWFEIPKYYKLAKKVVHLNKDLILLNPQIIEMFQYLNKDKIQLIILSSNSKNLIKDIIQKNLNYISFIEIIGDVSLFKKSKKIKEVMNKYKVNYNDIIYIGDEVRDIIAAKKVSISSIAVLWGKESEALLSKEKPNYIVKNGQELSYILNEFSKKK; this comes from the coding sequence ATGAAAATAGCTGTTTTTGATTTTGATGGTGTTATTGTTGATAGTTATAATGCTATTCTTGAAGTAATAAATGAAATTTCAAGAATAAAAAAAATTCCTTCATTAAGTAAAGAAGATATTTTAAATAAAAGTACAAAAGAGTTAATAAAGGATCTTAAGATACGTTGGTTTGAAATACCAAAATATTATAAGTTGGCAAAAAAAGTTGTTCATTTAAATAAAGATCTTATTCTCCTAAATCCACAAATAATAGAAATGTTTCAATATTTAAATAAAGATAAAATTCAATTAATTATTTTATCCTCAAATTCAAAAAATTTAATCAAAGATATAATTCAAAAAAATTTGAATTATATTAGTTTTATTGAAATTATAGGTGATGTTTCTCTTTTTAAAAAATCTAAAAAAATTAAGGAAGTAATGAATAAATATAAAGTAAATTATAATGATATTATATATATTGGCGATGAAGTGAGAGATATTATTGCTGCGAAAAAAGTTTCTATTTCTTCTATAGCGGTGTTGTGGGGTAAAGAGAGTGAAGCTCTTTTATCAAAAGAAAAACCAAATTATATAGTTAAAAATGGCCAAGAGCTTTCCTATATACTTAATGAATTTAGTAAAAAAAAGTAG
- a CDS encoding tetratricopeptide repeat protein: MPDGKSEHLRVVVIDDQLNMRKALFRIFDKTGNYEVEDFGNAKEAIAWLKTHAVDLVITDIYMSQGDGFEVLAYIRGRAMQNDIPVLFISGEATKEDIVRSVDLGVSDYILKPFEAQDIIQKAESIYAKYKNPPENIKKVRFAESLFFNEKYAEAKKEFLIINEKFKPTARSLIGLAQTEAKLGNITDALELVNQAIEINSMYYPAYAAGADILLGNKKKVEAIPFLVKELKINGKQIHRRMLLADIYIENIKTPGNFDKAIEQMKLALHDEPTDETLLLRYAEMLWNSGNKEKGVHYCLKARRQNPESTKSLMQLANFYIQDGHPIKAVNMFSDILNKSPNQYDVYLCRAKIFEKLNENEKAIADLNKIPKTIVVLRLEVLKAKGRIYAKMGKIPDAIAACEEVANMEPTADNLARVGLLFIRLKNYRSALGWYEQSTLMDPDHSKYTYNLGCCYEALKDKKKAIECYERSLKLDPNGKETIVALARIKGTPVPNSKAVSKANPPKAG, translated from the coding sequence ATGCCTGATGGAAAATCAGAACATCTTCGAGTGGTTGTCATTGATGACCAGTTGAATATGCGTAAAGCTCTATTCAGAATATTTGATAAAACTGGGAATTATGAAGTTGAAGACTTTGGAAACGCTAAAGAAGCAATTGCTTGGCTAAAAACTCATGCAGTTGATTTAGTTATTACTGATATTTACATGTCGCAAGGTGATGGTTTTGAAGTCCTAGCATATATCCGTGGACGAGCAATGCAAAATGATATTCCTGTTTTATTCATTTCTGGTGAAGCTACAAAAGAAGATATTGTACGCAGTGTTGATTTAGGAGTGAGCGATTATATTTTAAAACCTTTTGAAGCGCAAGATATAATTCAAAAGGCAGAGTCTATCTATGCTAAGTACAAAAATCCACCTGAAAATATTAAGAAAGTTCGTTTTGCTGAAAGCCTTTTTTTTAATGAAAAATACGCTGAAGCTAAAAAAGAATTTTTAATTATTAACGAAAAATTTAAACCCACTGCGAGATCTCTGATTGGATTAGCTCAAACTGAAGCTAAGTTAGGTAACATAACAGATGCATTAGAGTTAGTTAATCAAGCTATAGAAATAAATAGCATGTATTATCCTGCTTACGCAGCAGGTGCTGATATTTTATTAGGTAACAAAAAGAAAGTAGAAGCTATTCCTTTTTTAGTTAAAGAATTGAAGATTAATGGTAAACAAATTCATAGAAGAATGTTATTGGCAGATATATATATTGAAAATATTAAGACTCCTGGTAATTTTGACAAAGCTATTGAACAAATGAAACTTGCTTTGCATGATGAACCAACTGATGAAACTTTACTTTTACGTTACGCTGAAATGCTTTGGAATTCAGGAAATAAAGAAAAAGGTGTGCATTATTGCTTAAAAGCACGCAGACAAAATCCTGAGAGTACTAAATCTTTAATGCAGTTGGCTAATTTCTATATTCAAGATGGACATCCGATTAAAGCTGTTAATATGTTTTCAGACATATTAAATAAAAGTCCGAATCAGTATGATGTTTATTTATGCCGAGCTAAAATATTTGAAAAACTTAATGAGAATGAAAAAGCCATTGCTGACCTTAATAAAATCCCTAAAACCATTGTTGTTTTAAGATTGGAAGTTTTAAAAGCAAAAGGTAGAATTTATGCAAAAATGGGTAAAATACCTGACGCTATTGCAGCTTGTGAAGAAGTGGCAAATATGGAACCAACTGCAGACAATTTAGCTAGAGTTGGTCTGTTATTTATTCGTCTTAAAAATTATAGAAGTGCTTTAGGATGGTATGAACAATCTACTTTAATGGATCCAGATCATTCAAAATATACTTATAATTTAGGTTGTTGTTATGAAGCATTAAAGGACAAAAAGAAAGCAATAGAATGTTATGAGAGATCTTTAAAATTAGATCCAAATGGTAAAGAAACAATAGTTGCCTTAGCAAGAATAAAAGGAACCCCCGTACCAAATTCTAAAGCGGTCTCAAAAGCAAATCCTCCAAAAGCTGGTTAG
- a CDS encoding peptidylprolyl isomerase gives MINLLMKTNYGEISIELNDEKAPMTSENFVKYVKSQHFDGSIFHRVIPGFMIQGGGFDSNMKEKSTNNPIENEAKNGLGNERGTIAMARTNDPHSATAQFFINLTNNDFLNNRGEQWGYAVFGKVTQGMDVVDAIAKVKTGNHGFHRDVPVTPVIIESVTLV, from the coding sequence ATGATAAATTTATTAATGAAGACAAATTATGGTGAAATTTCTATTGAATTAAATGATGAAAAAGCTCCAATGACAAGTGAAAATTTTGTCAAATATGTAAAGTCACAACATTTTGATGGTTCCATTTTTCATCGAGTCATTCCTGGCTTTATGATTCAAGGTGGTGGTTTTGACTCTAATATGAAAGAAAAATCAACAAATAATCCTATAGAAAATGAAGCGAAAAATGGATTAGGAAACGAACGCGGCACCATTGCCATGGCACGTACAAACGATCCGCATTCTGCTACAGCGCAATTTTTTATAAATCTAACAAATAATGATTTTTTAAATAATCGTGGTGAGCAATGGGGCTATGCTGTTTTTGGAAAAGTAACCCAAGGTATGGATGTTGTTGACGCTATTGCAAAAGTAAAAACGGGAAATCATGGGTTTCACAGAGATGTTCCTGTTACTCCAGTAATCATTGAATCTGTTACTTTGGTTTAA
- a CDS encoding C1 family peptidase — MKFSLISKLSLVAVGFCSYSIYAHEYYKIEGSHEVIIPIKSSTMEADGAFDLDRLTGVKRIHLLTIVPTEAFREKNRKALAKMEADGGEKDYSDGIQPFTNSATSVDLGMGKVPVLDQGAHGTCVTFAATAALDAKLKLGDYIDQQCILALKKFLGENVWNGAYTAVEILEPLKKHGIIPKDQCFGSKYANVNQKVSVAKYESRSDKSYTGQITYHYTEKADLDVVKATLKAGYRVAIGTGLLDNDGDPISVNGFDVTMKGSNRSYDGGLWACKQPGNSTNYCADQKAGHEIVIFGYDDKQQLLKIRNSWGRSAGENGNYYMTYAFFNAMVGDHTELK, encoded by the coding sequence ATGAAATTTTCTTTGATTAGTAAACTTTCTTTAGTTGCAGTAGGATTTTGCTCATATTCTATTTATGCGCATGAATATTACAAAATTGAAGGTTCTCATGAAGTGATCATTCCAATTAAATCAAGCACAATGGAAGCTGACGGTGCATTTGATTTAGATAGATTAACAGGAGTGAAAAGAATTCATCTGTTAACAATTGTGCCTACTGAAGCTTTTAGAGAAAAAAATAGAAAAGCTCTTGCAAAAATGGAAGCAGATGGTGGTGAAAAAGACTATTCTGATGGAATCCAACCTTTCACAAATTCCGCAACATCTGTTGATTTAGGGATGGGAAAAGTACCTGTTCTTGACCAAGGTGCGCATGGTACTTGTGTTACTTTTGCAGCAACTGCAGCTTTAGATGCTAAATTAAAACTTGGTGATTATATCGATCAACAATGCATTCTAGCACTCAAAAAATTCCTTGGTGAAAATGTATGGAATGGTGCATATACAGCGGTTGAAATCCTTGAACCATTAAAAAAACATGGGATAATTCCAAAAGACCAATGCTTTGGCTCAAAATATGCAAATGTAAATCAAAAAGTTTCTGTTGCAAAATATGAATCAAGAAGTGACAAAAGTTACACTGGCCAAATTACATATCATTATACTGAAAAAGCTGATTTAGATGTAGTTAAAGCAACATTAAAAGCTGGTTATAGGGTAGCAATTGGAACTGGACTTTTAGACAACGATGGCGATCCTATTTCTGTAAATGGATTTGATGTTACAATGAAAGGCTCCAATAGATCCTACGATGGTGGTTTATGGGCATGTAAACAACCTGGCAATTCAACCAACTACTGTGCTGATCAAAAAGCTGGTCATGAAATTGTTATCTTTGGCTATGACGATAAACAACAATTATTGAAGATTAGAAATTCATGGGGTAGATCCGCTGGTGAAAATGGTAATTACTACATGACTTATGCATTCTTTAATGCAATGGTCGGCGACCATACAGAATTAAAGTAA
- the tcuC gene encoding MFS transporter: protein MVKNKQSKLGTVIRVTSGNFIEMYDFFLFGFYATYISSTFFPSQSEYASLMLTFATFGAGFLMRPLGAIFLGAYIDHIGRRKGLILTLGIMATGTALLAFTPSYQTIGIIAPLIVLLGRLLQGFSAGVELGGVSVYLSEMATPKNKGFYVSWQSASQQLAIVFSALLGFAINKYLSKDVIADWGWRIPFFIGCLIIPVVFQIRRSLLETEEFLAQKKHPKFKEIIHSILLNWQLVITGMMLIVMTTVTFYLITVYTPTFGKSVLQLTLEDSLLVSLFVGISNFIWLPIMGSLSDKIGRWPIMGSCSLLACITAYPVLFWLVKNPSFTNMLLVELWLSFLFGSYNGATVVALTEIIPKHIRTTGFSLAYSLATALFGGFTPLISTWLIEKTSDKAAPGYWLAFAGAMGLVATFLIYRDIVKEKKH from the coding sequence ATGGTAAAAAATAAGCAATCAAAATTAGGAACAGTGATTCGTGTTACTAGCGGTAATTTTATTGAAATGTATGATTTCTTTCTCTTTGGCTTTTATGCAACTTATATTTCTTCTACATTTTTTCCTTCTCAAAGTGAATATGCTTCGCTTATGTTAACATTTGCTACATTTGGCGCAGGTTTTTTAATGCGTCCTTTAGGAGCTATATTTTTAGGAGCGTATATTGATCATATTGGAAGAAGAAAAGGTTTGATTTTGACTTTAGGAATCATGGCAACTGGCACTGCTCTTTTAGCTTTTACCCCATCTTATCAAACTATTGGCATTATAGCTCCACTCATTGTTCTTTTAGGTAGACTTTTACAAGGATTTTCTGCAGGAGTTGAACTTGGAGGGGTTTCTGTTTATTTATCAGAGATGGCAACTCCAAAAAATAAAGGTTTTTATGTAAGTTGGCAATCTGCAAGTCAGCAATTAGCAATTGTATTTTCAGCTCTTCTTGGTTTTGCAATCAATAAATATCTTTCAAAAGATGTTATTGCTGATTGGGGATGGAGAATTCCTTTTTTCATAGGTTGTTTAATCATTCCAGTTGTTTTTCAAATTCGTCGTTCTTTACTTGAAACTGAGGAATTTTTAGCACAAAAAAAACATCCTAAATTTAAAGAAATAATACACTCTATTCTTTTAAACTGGCAATTGGTTATTACAGGAATGATGCTTATCGTAATGACTACTGTTACTTTTTATTTAATTACAGTTTATACACCTACATTTGGAAAATCCGTTTTACAACTTACATTAGAGGATAGCTTGCTTGTTAGTCTATTTGTAGGAATCTCAAATTTTATTTGGCTTCCAATTATGGGATCTTTATCTGATAAAATTGGTCGCTGGCCAATCATGGGAAGTTGTTCACTTTTAGCCTGCATCACAGCATATCCAGTATTATTTTGGCTAGTAAAAAATCCAAGTTTTACAAATATGCTTCTTGTTGAACTTTGGTTATCTTTTTTATTTGGTAGTTATAATGGTGCTACTGTAGTAGCCCTAACTGAAATTATTCCTAAACACATTAGAACAACAGGATTTTCTTTAGCTTATAGCTTAGCAACCGCACTCTTCGGAGGGTTCACCCCACTCATTTCCACTTGGTTGATTGAAAAAACTAGCGATAAAGCTGCTCCTGGATATTGGTTAGCCTTTGCAGGAGCAATGGGATTAGTAGCTACATTTTTAATTTATCGTGATATAGTAAAAGAAAAAAAGCATTAA